One segment of Solanum stenotomum isolate F172 chromosome 1, ASM1918654v1, whole genome shotgun sequence DNA contains the following:
- the LOC125847001 gene encoding uncharacterized protein LOC125847001, translated as MQEKSRMQRKRSVMARRAWNVLRLALLWARKGGIFKNKHLVDLRLLPKYIKSLCHTNDYYGTLYYGEREFSFDDTPIIHVKMHRPASLRFKLPNIPCIKPQVDFDFDFERNDEMNNDDNNDDAAPRKSFLNTEDENVRCEEINCDEAIDMKAEEFIAKFYEQIKLQRQISYIQYHETLSN; from the coding sequence ATGCAAGAGAAGTCGAGAATGCAGAGGAAGAGATCGGTTATGGCTCGTAGAGCTTGGAACGTTCTCCGTTTAGCCTTGTTATGGGCGAGAAAAGGTGGCATTTTCAAGAACAAGCACCTCGTGGATCTCCGTTTGCttccaaaatatattaaaagtctCTGTCATACCAATGATTACTATGGGACACTATATTATGGTGAGCGTGAGTTTTCGTTTGATGATACCCCTATTATTCATGTTAAGATGCATCGCCCTGCTTCCTTGCGTTTTAAGTTACCAAACATCCCCTGCATCAAACCTCAAGTCGATTTTGACTTTGACTTTGAGCGCAATGATGAAATGAACAATGATGATAATAATGATGATGCTGCTCCTAGGAAGAGCTTTTTGAATACTGAGGATGAGAATGTGAGGTGCGAGGAGATCAATTGTGATGAAGCTATTGATATGAAAGCAGAAGAGTTTATTGCAAAGTTCTATGAGCAAATAAAACTTCAAAGACAAATAtcatatatacaatatcatgAGACGCTctctaattaa